DNA from Gammaproteobacteria bacterium:
TCCGGGCGCGCGTCGATGACAAAAGCTTCATTGTCATGGACGCACCGCCGGACAAGGAAGACTGTTGGCCGTTTGTAAAAGTCGCCGCGCTGCTGCGCGAGGCGGGCGTGCACGCGCCGCGGATACTGGCGCAGGATTTAAAGCAAGGCTTTCTGTTGTTGACCGATCTGGGCATGCAGACTTATCTGGACGTGCTCACGCCGGAAAACGCCGATGCGTTATTCC
Protein-coding regions in this window:
- a CDS encoding phosphotransferase, whose product is MTDPDERLRCLRAWLRTHDGLSACELTVASGDASFRRYFRARVDDKSFIVMDAPPDKEDCWPFVKVAALLREAGVHAPRILAQDLKQGFLLLTDLGMQTYLDVLTPENADALF